CGTCATTCCATCGCCCAGGCTCGCGCGCGACCCTTCATCTCCCCGCGACCGCGACCCGAGCAAGAGAGAGAAGGACGATGGACGAGATGTGGCAGCTCTACATGGCTATGGGCACGGTCCTGGCGGCCGTGGTCACCGCGATGGCCTTCGGGTGGCGCGTGTCGAGCGCCATGCGGAAGGAGAACCGCGAGGCCCACGCCGGCATCCGCACCGAAATCCGAACGGTGCGCAGGGAGTTGGGTGCCGAGATCGCGGAGAACCGAGCGGGGATCGCCGGGAACCGAGAGAGGATCGCCGGGAACCGAGAGGCGATCGGAGGTCTCCGGGAGGATCTCGCCGCGTTCAAGGGGCACATGGATGCGAAGATCGACGCCCACGGCGCGCGCATCGAACTCCTGGAGGCGAGGGTCGCCAGGACCGGCGAAGACGTGGCGTTCATCAAGGGGCTCCTGACCGGCGGGGGCCAGGACTGAGCCATACGCGCGGGTGGGCGGTCGGGCTACGGCTGCTCTACCGGACGACTTGGCCCGGAATCGGTGGTCGGCCTCCCTCCGAATGGGTGGACGAATTCCTCGGAGCAGGCAATGGCCACATCTGTTGAGCGATGGAGGGCCTCCGTAGATTGACAAGGGGCGATTCTGCCGTCGAGACAGGTGAGGATTGAAGTGAAACTACCCCCCAGGGGCCTCCCGGGCGCGCTCGCGCTCCTCCCGCTGCTACTTGCCGGGGCCCTTGATGCCCAGGAGACGGGCACCGTTTTCGGCCGCATTCTGGACCAGGATACGTTCCAGCCGGTCGTTGGAGTGGTGGTTCGCATTACGACCGCGGATGGGGTTCTGCAGGATATTTCCGGGCCCGTTGGAACCTTCCACATCATGGATGTCCCCGTGGGCGAGCGGGTCGTGGTGATGGAGCACATCGCCTATGGGGAGTACGCGCAGCATGTGGCCGTGGAGCCCGGCAGGGACCTGCGGGTGAACGCGCACATGTCGCAACGCGCCATAGAGTTCCAGCCTCTGGTGGTCGAAGCGCTCAGCGAGGTCGAACGCCGCCGCCTTACCTCCGGATTCGACATCAACGAGATCCCCAGGGAGGAGATCGAACTGGCGGCGCGGGGCGGCCAGCACCTCGGCGATCTGCTGCGCGGAGGGATGCCCGGCATCCGGGTGCGCGGCGGCGGTCGGCCGGGCGACTACCTGTGCGTCGAGTATCGGGGCAGCGGAGTGGGTGAATGTGACGAAGTGTCGGTCTACCTGGACGGCGTCCCGGTGGGCGACCCCGGGCTGATCTACTCGAGTCTCGACCTGAGCGACATCGACCGGGTGGAGGTGCTCTCGCCTCTCGAAGCGGTGACCCGTTTCGGCAATCGGGCTTCCGGCGGCGCGCTCCTGATCGAGTCCCGCGACACCAGCTTCCGGCGAGAGAACAGCCTCTTTGGCCCTTCCCTGGGCGCCTACGATTGGTCGCTGGAAGAGGCGTCGCACCCGTGGGCGAAGGTCCTGGGCAGCACGATTCTCGCAAACGCTGCGGGCGTAGGGCTCGGGTATCTGGCTCTGAAGCAGTGCGTGGCGAGTGAGCCGACGACGCATGGCCGGCGGTACACGAGCCAGTGCGGTGACCTGGCGACGATCTCGACGGGCATCGTCGCGCTCAACCTTCCCGGGACCATCGGGGGATTTGCATCGTCCAGGGCCGGAGCCACGCAGTTGTCGCGCGGCCGCTACCTTCCCGCCGCCATGGCCGGACTGATCTCGACCACCGCGGGATACGTGATGGTGATGCGCGCCGAAGACCCGGGGTACAAGAGCGATTCCCTCCGTCTCGCGGGGCTGCTGACGATGACGGTGGGTACGCCGTTGCTGTTGACCCTTTCGGATCGTCTTTTCCGGACTCTGCGCTGAGTCTGCCCGGCGCAGGCTACGGGACGTTGACGACGATGAGTGCCATCCACCACGGAGTTGCCGAAATCACGGCGTCGACGTGATTGTCGTGTGGCAGAAACCCGCACGGGACCGGCGAGTCTTCCACCGGATCGATCCTCATGTAGTCCGCGCTGTCGCTCTCGCGGACATGGCAAGCGATCCAGAGCGGGGGGACGCGGTCCACCTCCTGGCCGGCCTCCGGCGGCAGATGGGCGAGCGCGAAGCCGGTATTGTCCAATTGTCCGTAAAACGCGATTCGAAGCGCGTTCTGAACGGGTCCTTCGAAGCCGGGCGGCGGAGGTACTGCGTGAAGTTCACCGGCCTCTACCGGAACTTCGACCGACGTGGTCGAACTGCTATCCGCGCACGCTGCCGCGAGGAGCAGCACTCCGCCGATGCAACGGCTCACGCGAGCCGAAGGACGAACCCCGTTCCCTCTAACGACCCGCCCTCCAGGTCTCGACCACGATGACGCCGTTGGCTGCGTCGGGATAGAGTGAAGCGGCGGAGGGACCTCGAAGAACGCGAATCCTCCGGATCTCGCTGGCGGAAAGATCCTCCAGGTACTGGACGTCGGCTCTCGCTCCGTCGACGTAGATCGAGGGCACGTTGCTTTGGGAGACGGAGGCGTTGCCACGAATGCGGATTTCGCTCCGCGCGGCGGATCCGGCGACATCGGCGCGTACGGTGAGGGAAGGCACCCGGGCGGTGAGTAGTTCGAGTGCGTTGCGCGCCGAGTCCGACTCGTCGGGCACGATCTCAGTGTAGCTTCCGCCGTCTTCCACGTCGTCTTCGGGTCTGTCCGCGACGACGCGCAACTCGTCCAGCAGGAAGGCGATGGGAGAAAGCGGAAACTGCGCGAAGGTCACGTTGTCGGACCGGACCTCCACTTCGCCCACGAGCGCGATATAGCCGAGCTGCTCCACCCTGACGGATATGCTGCCAGGCGGCACGTCGCGCAGGGAAAAATGCCCATCCACGTTGGTGACGTCCGAGAGCTCGTGGCTTACCACCGTGACGATGGCGCCTGAGATGGGTTCCAGGGTAAAGTCGTCAACTACCGCGCCCACGATCGAACCACCCTGCTGGGCGTGTGCCGCCGTCGTGCCCGCAACCAACGTCAAGGCGACGACCAGAAACCGAATCGATAAAACGTTCACCGGGATACCCTCCCCGCGGGTTGTTGTCAGGTCAGCCCTGATACCCGCTGGATCAGCGGTCGTTTCGCAAGGGCTCCGCGGTCGGGATCCTGGTGAGTGGCAACCCTCGCGCGCGAGCGGAGGTCGATAGGCTCAGGGGACGTTGACGACGATCAAAGCCTCCCACCACGGGGTCGCGAAGATAACCGCGTCGAGGTGGTCACCGTGTGGTTGGAGCCCGCACGGGAGCACCGAGTCTTCCACCGGATCGATTTTCACGTACTCCGCGTCGTCGTTCTCGCGGACGTGGCAAGCCATCCAGAGCAGCGGGATGCGGTCCGCCTCTCCCGCCTCTGGGGGGAGGTGCCCCAGCGCATAGCCGGTGTTGTCCAGTGTTCCGGACAACCCAATGCGAATTGCGTGCGGAATGGGTCCTTCAAAACCCGGCGGTGGAGGCACTTCCTGAAGTTCCCCCGGTTCCGGCGGGATCTCGACGGAGGTGGTGGGAACGATGTCCGCGCACGCACCTGTCGCGACCAACAGCATCGCCACTCCCAGGTTCATCCGCCGCGTATTCATCCCCACTACCCTATCGGGCGGCGTTGCGACATTCAAGCAATCATGGCTTCACCGACGACCACGGGGGAGGCCGCAACCTCGTGCGACCTCCCCCGTGTCCGTGGCGGTTTGCGTCAGTCTCGCCAACTCGGAGACCACGCTTCAGCCAAGGTCCTGCGTCACGCCAACCCTACATGGGACGCGGCTGATAACCCGGCGACTCCACCCAGTCGGCATACCCCTCGGGGATGTTATGGTTGGTGTCGTTCTCCGCCTTGGGCAGCGGGAAGCAGAGCATCAGCGGCTCCTCGGGTACATTGAACGATTGCGCCAGGGCGGTGGGAATGAACTCAAGATCATTATACTCGCCGGGCGTGTCTTCCCCACCAGGGCCGGATGACGGTGCGGGAGGTTCCGAATTGGCCCGCCAGCGCCAGCGGTCGCCGAAGCGCCGACCCTCGAGCGTCAACTCGATCAACCTCTCGAACTTGAGCGCGGTCCAGACCTCCTCGGCGCTCATGGCCTCGACAGGAGGCATCATGCCGCCGGCGGAGAAGTCCTGGAGGGTGTAGCTGTCCTGGTTGAAATACTCGGCCAGCTTGGGGTTGTTGTTCCAGGAGGTCTGCTCCTCCGAATGGAGTTTGAGGTCGAACTGCTGCTTGTCGGTCATGTCGATGGGATAAATCTCCACCGAGGTCCTGATGTTGTTGATGTGGGTCAAGGCCGCCTGCCAATTGCCCATACGCAACTGAGCTTCCGCAGCCACCAACTCCATCTCACGTCCGTCGACCAACGAAACCTGAAGCGTTCGCTGGGCTGACCGACTGGGCTGGAAGATGTAGAAATCCCTCGCGCCCTTCCGTGGTGCGATTCCCTTCAAGGGATAGTACATCGGAACCAGAGAAGTCCATGTCGTGCGCGGCGGGTGGGTTTGCGCACGCTTGGCTTCACCGCCGTCAGCCTCGCGGGATCCGTTGTCGTAACCGAAGGCCACCCGGGAGTCGCCGGTCAGCAGGAAATGTTCCCCCGCCGGGGTTCCCCAGTAGGACAGAGACTGGAAGCCCGTGGACATCACGTGGCCGTACGTGTTGAAGTACTCGCCCCCATCTCCGGAAAACTCGGTCTGGTAATCGAACGCCATGGGAACCTGCTGGGCGTCGGAGAGCGCACCCGCCCAGTCGCCCTTGAAGAGGCGCGCGGCGGCCCGGGCACCGATGGCAGCCGTCTGGATCTCGTCGATTTCCATGTTCGCCTGGGCGATCTGGGCAGCGGACGAGAACTGTTCGATGGCACGGTCGAAGTAGGCCAGCTTGGGCTCCGGAGCACCGCCATCGAATACCGCGGAGCATGCATTCTCGCCCAGATAGCGGTTGGCCAAACCGGCGAGGAGGTATACCTCTGCCAGACGATCATAGGTTGATGCGTCAATATCCGGGTTGTCCGGCCAGGAACGAATGGCCTCTTCCGCGATCCATCGAGCTCGATGGAGCGAGCCCCAGCTTCCGCGGCCGTCGTAAAGGTCGTTGAGGAGGGCAACTTCCTCCTCGTTGCGGACGCCCGCCGACCCGGTGTGGCCGCTGGCCATGAGGTCGTGAGTGATGGCGCCTCCGAGCAATGCGTATTGGCCGAAGCCTCCCTGAACCCCGAGGCGGACACCGTTAACAAGGCCCAGGTGGGCACCGGTGGCTGCGATGGTCTCACTCAGAACCGGTCCCGGGTTGGTGACCTCGAGGTCACAACCCGCCAGTCCGAGGATCCCGGCAACGACGCCAACCGCAGCCAGCTTCTTTGCTAGGAATCTTGAAGTCATATCTTGATTCTCCTTGGTTGCCAATGTCTCTAGAAGATCGCTCTGAGCGAGACGGTGAAGTAGGAAACCGGGGGAAGCGTCTCGTCGATTCCCTTGACCAGGTCGTGCCTGAACTCACCGGAGGCAGTCGTCCAGGGACTGTTCTCGTTCTGCTCGGGGTGTCCCGTGATCAGGTTCGCGTGCGTCCAGAAGGCGAGGTTGCGCCCGGAAATCACGAGATCGGCGCGGCTGGCCCAGGAAGTCAGAGATGGCAGCAGGTTTGAGACCGGGATGGACAACGTGACGTCACGCAACTCCGCGAAATCGGACTCGGAGTTGGCGTATTCATAGCGAGCCATGCCAAAGCACTGCGCCAACTCCCACGCGTACATGTCGGCGGGGCGGACATCCGGGCGCGGCGGGCCGTCGTTCCTTCCGTATTCGCCCGGGACCCAATTGGAATCAATCTTGCGGTAGGCGTCGTAGCACTTCGGATGGGAAATGGCGCGGCCGGTGCCGCCGGCTTCGAAGTAGTTGGAGATCCAGCCGCCGCGCAGGTACTCGCCACGCGCGGACAGAGTCAGCCCTCCGGGAAGATCGAATGAGGTGCTTCCCGTGAACATGTAGGGCGGGTTGGCGGGACCGTATATCTCACGACCGCTCGAGTAGATCGGGTCCGCAAGGTCGTTCGCGTTCATCACGCGCCGGGCGTAGATGACCGGCACCGGGCATCCCTCGTCCCCGTTCGCGCCGCAGTCCGTTCTGATCCATCCATACTCGCCGACGCCGAAAGGCGCCGCGTCGCCGAGATCGAGGACCTTGCTGTGGTTGGTGGCAAGCCCGAGGCCGAGATCCCAACGGAGCGAACGCGTGTCCAGCAGCGTCGTGTTGGTCTGGATCTCGATCCCCTTGTTCTCGAACTCGCCCACGTTCTCGAGCTGCGACCTCCAGTTCCCTTCGCTGTCGGGCGAAGCGACGTTGAAGAGAGCGTCTCTGGTGGTCTGATGGTAGTAGGTCACCTCGGCGCTGAAGCGACCTTCGAGCCACGAGCCGTCCAGGCCGACCTCGTACTCGACCGTGCGCTCGGGACCGAGCTCGTCGTTGCCCCGGTTGGCGGGCCAATAGGCAGGCTCGGTATAGTTGTAACCGACCTGGCTCCAGGTCCGCACCTTGTCGAACGCCCCCGGAGCACGCCCGGCGAGACCGTAGGCGCCACGGAGCTTTACCTGACCGAACGCCTCAGGCCAGAAGTCTTCATCCGAAATCACGTAGGAGGCGCTGACTTTCGGGTAGAAGTCGAAGCGGAAGTCCTCGAGGCCCAGACCGAATCCCACGCTCTCACCGAACGCGCTGTTGCCGTCCACCCGCGCTCCGAGGGTCAGGAAGTACTTGTCGTCGAAGCCGATCTGGTCCTGCATGAAGAAGCCGCCGCTTACGATCCGCAAGCGGTTGTGACCGACGCTCTGGCGCAGGAAGCCCGTCGATAGTGTGAAATCACCCGTCGCCGGGAAGTGGCGGACCACATACTCGCTGTTCTCGATGTCGTTCTCGACGCCCTGGGCACCGAACGACAGGGTGTTGCGGATGTTGTCGGTGATGCCGAAGCCGAGGGTGCCGACGTAGTCGAAGCTGCGGACGGTGTTCTGCGACATGCCGCGCCGCTGCTCACCCTCATAGATGTAGTCGGAGAAGTCGCCGTAGCGACCGATGGGGCACAGCCAGCAGTGCTGCTGGTCGTTGAAGTGGTCATCCTGCGAGAAGTCGTATCCGAGCGTCAGGCGGTGCGTGAAGTCCGCTCCCGGTGTGTAGGTTACCGTCAGGCCGCTCACCGCGCGCGTGATCTGGTTCTTGTACTCCTCGGTAAGCAGGAGGCGCAGGGTCTCCGGGTCGCGTCCCGTCTGGGAAAAGCCGGGCATGTAGCTCTTGGGCCCGCGAATGGCGGTCATCATGATGGAGGTGACCGAGTTCCCCATCTGGGCCTGCTGGAGATCCGTGCGGGCCAGCGTGTTGTTGAACTGGATGAGCACGTCCTCGTGCGGACGGAATGTGGTGTTGGCGCGCAGATTGAGCTTGGATTCGCTGTCC
This portion of the Acidobacteriota bacterium genome encodes:
- a CDS encoding TonB-dependent receptor plug domain-containing protein, yielding MKLPPRGLPGALALLPLLLAGALDAQETGTVFGRILDQDTFQPVVGVVVRITTADGVLQDISGPVGTFHIMDVPVGERVVVMEHIAYGEYAQHVAVEPGRDLRVNAHMSQRAIEFQPLVVEALSEVERRRLTSGFDINEIPREEIELAARGGQHLGDLLRGGMPGIRVRGGGRPGDYLCVEYRGSGVGECDEVSVYLDGVPVGDPGLIYSSLDLSDIDRVEVLSPLEAVTRFGNRASGGALLIESRDTSFRRENSLFGPSLGAYDWSLEEASHPWAKVLGSTILANAAGVGLGYLALKQCVASEPTTHGRRYTSQCGDLATISTGIVALNLPGTIGGFASSRAGATQLSRGRYLPAAMAGLISTTAGYVMVMRAEDPGYKSDSLRLAGLLTMTVGTPLLLTLSDRLFRTLR
- a CDS encoding RagB/SusD family nutrient uptake outer membrane protein; the protein is MTSRFLAKKLAAVGVVAGILGLAGCDLEVTNPGPVLSETIAATGAHLGLVNGVRLGVQGGFGQYALLGGAITHDLMASGHTGSAGVRNEEEVALLNDLYDGRGSWGSLHRARWIAEEAIRSWPDNPDIDASTYDRLAEVYLLAGLANRYLGENACSAVFDGGAPEPKLAYFDRAIEQFSSAAQIAQANMEIDEIQTAAIGARAAARLFKGDWAGALSDAQQVPMAFDYQTEFSGDGGEYFNTYGHVMSTGFQSLSYWGTPAGEHFLLTGDSRVAFGYDNGSREADGGEAKRAQTHPPRTTWTSLVPMYYPLKGIAPRKGARDFYIFQPSRSAQRTLQVSLVDGREMELVAAEAQLRMGNWQAALTHINNIRTSVEIYPIDMTDKQQFDLKLHSEEQTSWNNNPKLAEYFNQDSYTLQDFSAGGMMPPVEAMSAEEVWTALKFERLIELTLEGRRFGDRWRWRANSEPPAPSSGPGGEDTPGEYNDLEFIPTALAQSFNVPEEPLMLCFPLPKAENDTNHNIPEGYADWVESPGYQPRPM
- a CDS encoding carboxypeptidase regulatory-like domain-containing protein, which encodes MNVLSIRFLVVALTLVAGTTAAHAQQGGSIVGAVVDDFTLEPISGAIVTVVSHELSDVTNVDGHFSLRDVPPGSISVRVEQLGYIALVGEVEVRSDNVTFAQFPLSPIAFLLDELRVVADRPEDDVEDGGSYTEIVPDESDSARNALELLTARVPSLTVRADVAGSAARSEIRIRGNASVSQSNVPSIYVDGARADVQYLEDLSASEIRRIRVLRGPSAASLYPDAANGVIVVETWRAGR
- a CDS encoding TonB-dependent receptor, with translation MRVIRLLTLTLLLGATSWSFAEAQVPANSDVNAPAVDRAARSLGDALGIRVTEATPLVGSLTGLVTDAGSGRPLSAAQVFIEGTGLGGLTNASGRYLIINVPAGTHTLRVELIGYTSASQEVNVADDQATTVDFGLDEEVIDFDEIVVTGTAGQARRREVGNAIEQINIAEVAEPVNDVGQLLQARVAGARIQFSSGNSGSGADIRLRGNVSTALSNQPLIYIDGMRAKSEPTSSQNGAEDPYSPLNDLNPDDIDRIEVIKGPAATTLYGSEAAAGVIQIFTKSGGQGAPQWTAEVQQGVSYFRPFGTSEVPHMYLDPVFRNGHRQRYSMQVRGGSGDLGYFVSAAWNDNLGAVETDSESKLNLRANTTFRPHEDVLIQFNNTLARTDLQQAQMGNSVTSIMMTAIRGPKSYMPGFSQTGRDPETLRLLLTEEYKNQITRAVSGLTVTYTPGADFTHRLTLGYDFSQDDHFNDQQHCWLCPIGRYGDFSDYIYEGEQRRGMSQNTVRSFDYVGTLGFGITDNIRNTLSFGAQGVENDIENSEYVVRHFPATGDFTLSTGFLRQSVGHNRLRIVSGGFFMQDQIGFDDKYFLTLGARVDGNSAFGESVGFGLGLEDFRFDFYPKVSASYVISDEDFWPEAFGQVKLRGAYGLAGRAPGAFDKVRTWSQVGYNYTEPAYWPANRGNDELGPERTVEYEVGLDGSWLEGRFSAEVTYYHQTTRDALFNVASPDSEGNWRSQLENVGEFENKGIEIQTNTTLLDTRSLRWDLGLGLATNHSKVLDLGDAAPFGVGEYGWIRTDCGANGDEGCPVPVIYARRVMNANDLADPIYSSGREIYGPANPPYMFTGSTSFDLPGGLTLSARGEYLRGGWISNYFEAGGTGRAISHPKCYDAYRKIDSNWVPGEYGRNDGPPRPDVRPADMYAWELAQCFGMARYEYANSESDFAELRDVTLSIPVSNLLPSLTSWASRADLVISGRNLAFWTHANLITGHPEQNENSPWTTASGEFRHDLVKGIDETLPPVSYFTVSLRAIF